GGCTTGCGCGCGCGGCACGGCGTCTTCTTCGTGACCGGAAACCACGACCACTACTCCGGCGCCGACGCCTGGAGCGACGTGGTCGCGAAGCTCGGGCTCGTGCCGCTGCGCAACCGCAGCGTCACCATCCGGTGTGAGGGCGCGGCGTTCACGCTCGCCGGGGTGGACGATCACCGCGGCGGATTCGGCGGCGGGGACCGCGAGGATCTGCCGAAGGCGCTCGCGGAGCGCGATCCCGCGCTTCCGGTCGTGCTGCTCGCGCACGATCCCGCCACGTTCAAGCGCGCGTCGCAGAGCGGCATCGATCTGCAGCTCTCGGGGCACACCCACGGCGGGCAGATCTGGCCGTTCCGATTCCTGGTCCGGCTGGCGGTTCCGTTCGTCGCCGGGCGCTACGCGCGAAACGGCGCCGAGCTCTACGTGAGCCGAGGCACCGGCTTCTGGGGCCCGCCGATGCGCCTGTTCGCGCCGGCCGAGATCACCGAGCTCACGCTGCGCTCGCGGGCGTAGCGGTGTCCTCGTCCCGAAGCGGCTTCTGCCCGCGGTGCAGGAACCAGCGCTCGACGACGACGCGGCGCGCGAACGCCGGCGTCGCGAGCAGCCGCGCGGCGAGCCAGGGGCGAAGCGGCGCCGGAATCCACGCGGAGGCCGACGCCGCGCCCGCGCGCGGACCGAAGCGCGCCTCGACCGCCCGCGCGTACGAATCCAGGCTCGCGTCGCCGCGCGCGGCTGCGGCTGCGAGCGCCTGCGCGGCGAGGATTCCCGATTCGACCGCGGGCCGGATGCCCTCGCCGCTCTGCGGCCAGGCCAGGCCCGCGGCGTCCCCGACCAGCAGGAAGCCGTCGCCCGTGAGCGGGCGCGTGGACTGGCCGTTCAGCAGGTACGCATGTCCGTGTAGCTTCGCCGGCCTGCGCCGGGGCAGCTTTCCGAGCGCTTCGGCAAGCGCGAGGAAGCGCTGCGCGTGGCCGGAGAGGTCGTGCGCATCCTGCCGCCCGATTCCGAAGTTCAGCACCGGTCCCTTGCGCACCAGCCACGCGTAGCCGCGCAGGTCCGCCGAGAAGTACAGCTCCGGCACCTCCGGTGAGACGCCGCACTCGCGGATCTGATCGCGGTCGAGCTCGAGCTCGAGCTCCTGCGCCGCGACGACGGCGTCCGCGTTCCGGCTTTCGGGCGCCAGCAGTCGCGCAACCGGACAGAAGTGCCCGCCCGCTCCGACCACGAGCTTCGCGCGGAGCTCGCCGTTGGCGAGCCAGGCGCCGCCCTCGCGGACCAGCGAGCGCAGCGGCTCGCCCAGGCGAAGCTCCGCTCCGCAGCGCTGCAGCAGTCTCGTGTCGAATTCACAGCGGCGGATCCCGTAGCTCACGACATCGGAATACGTCACTCGCGTGCTCCGCGCGCCGAGCCGCCCCACCTCGAAGCCGCGGAACGGCTGGA
This Deltaproteobacteria bacterium DNA region includes the following protein-coding sequences:
- a CDS encoding NAD(P)/FAD-dependent oxidoreductase, translated to MNCDVLIVGGGPAGSTCAWRLRRFGLHVVLMDAKRFPRDKVCAGWITPQILETLEIDPDDYAQSSVLQPFRGFEVGRLGARSTRVTYSDVVSYGIRRCEFDTRLLQRCGAELRLGEPLRSLVREGGAWLANGELRAKLVVGAGGHFCPVARLLAPESRNADAVVAAQELELELDRDQIRECGVSPEVPELYFSADLRGYAWLVRKGPVLNFGIGRQDAHDLSGHAQRFLALAEALGKLPRRRPAKLHGHAYLLNGQSTRPLTGDGFLLVGDAAGLAWPQSGEGIRPAVESGILAAQALAAAAARGDASLDSYARAVEARFGPRAGAASASAWIPAPLRPWLAARLLATPAFARRVVVERWFLHRGQKPLRDEDTATPASAA